AGAAGAGCTAACCCCTGCTGACACCGCCTTGATGGACCCCAAAAGAGTCTCGGGCTTTGCCACTGTTTTAGGGGGACCAGAAAGCCACACCGCCATTATGGGGCGTGCTTTAAACCTGCCGGCTGTTTTGGGCGCAACGGGGATTATTGGCGCAATCAATACCGGTGATCATGTCATTATTGATGGGGATGCCGGGCGCGTTGTTGTTAACCCGACAGAAAAAACCAAACATTTTTACCTCAAACGTGCACAAGAAAACCTTGATCGTGCCACCCGTCTAAGCGTTTTAAAAGAACGCCCTGCCATCACAAGTGACGGGGTCAGCATCACCTTAAAAGCCAATATCGAATTGCCTGTTGAGATTGATAACGTTCTTGAAAACGGGGCGGAAGGGGTTGGCCTTTTGCGCAGTGAGTTTATGTATATGAACCGCGAGACCTTGCCGAGCGAAGATGATCAATATGACGTCTTTAAGACTTTGCTTGAAAAGCTTGATGGCAAGCCGCTAACCGTGCGCACCCTGGATATTGGCGGGGATAAAACAGCCAAATCCCTCATTGATGATTTTGGTAATTCCATCTGCAATCCTTTGGGCATGCGCGGGGTACGTCTCTCGCTTAACCGACCCGATATTTTAGAAACCCAATATCGCGCCATGTTGCGCGCAAGCCTGCACGGGCCTATCCAAATTCTCTTACCTATGGTGACGTCGGTTAATGATGTGCGCCAAGCACGACGCATTTTACATAAAGTCGCTGCTGAGCTGCGCACAGAAGGCCATGAGATTGCCCAATATCTCCCGCCCCTTGGCGCCATGATTGAGATCCCCGGTGCAGCCCTTGCAGCAGATGCCCTAGCTCAGGTCTGTGAGTTTTTTGCCATTGGGTCAAACGATCTCACCATGTATACACTGGCAACCGATCGCGCCGATGAGCAGGTCGCCCATCTTTATGACCCGCTTCACCCCGCTGTCTTGCGCCTCATCCAATTTACGACCCAAGCTGCTTTGCGCAATAATATCCCCATCAGCCTATGTGGGGAAATTGCAGCTAATCCACGCTATAGCCCCTTATTATTGGGATTAGGCATTCGTGATCTTTCCATGAGTGCATCCAACATTCCAAAAGTCAAAGAACGCTTGTTGGAAATGGAATGTGGCGCAGCAACCCAACGCGCAAATATCATCATGGAGCAAACCGACAGCGGGCGCATTGCCATGTTGCTGGATGATTTTAGTGATCGGGGTCGCGCTTAAGCCTCAACCGCTTCAATGACACTTTGCACAGTGACATCATTCAGGCAGTCTTCACGCAAGATACTCACGTTAGGTCCGCGTTGACCACAAAGTTTCGGGTCTGAGGCTTTGGAATAAAGCACGATGGATTTACAGCCTGCCAGCGAGATAAGATGCATTGGCCCTGTATCATTGCCAATCGCCACATAGGCATAGCGCGCCAGTGCGGCCAATTCCAAGAAATCTGTCTGACTGGAGAGATCAATTACATCAGGGCAAAGATCAAGGATTTCATCCAAGACGTCGCCTTCTTTGGCAGTCCCTAACATGACAGGCTGGATGTTGCGTTCCAGCAATGCATGGGCAAGCTCTGCATATTTTTTTGCAGGCCAACGTTTATCAGGGCGATGCGGTGCCCCACCGGGAACGAGCAAGGCAATATGGGTATCTAGATCAAAGCGCGAAAGATCGCCCTTAGCCCATGATAGGTCTGGCATGGGCGTTTCATAGATGCCCGCCATTTCAAGCTGTTCGGCTTGGCGATCAATGGTATGCATGAAATCACGCTGGATATTGGCATGGGGATGCGAACACCCCCGCGCAATGCCCGACCATTTTACCTTGGCCCCCATGAGCTTGAAATAACTGGAAGAGCGATCAGAGGTTTGCAAATCATAAACCCGATCAAAATTCCCGCTTTTAAGCTGTTGGCGCAGTTTAAGGGTGCGACGTACTTGCCATGCCTTGGGCCGCGTGTCCGACCAAACCGCATCGAAATAGCCGCATTCTTTACCCAAGGCCATATAGGGCTTGGTGGTTAATAAGGTGATATGGGCTTCTGGATGGTGATCGCGAATAGCTTTCATCGGGCCTAAAGCCTGAATAAAATCCCCCAGCGCACTCAATTTAATGACCAGAATGCGTTCTTTCGCCTCATTAGACTGCGACATTAGTTCTCTAGGCTCAGCACTTCGTTATAAACTTCAAGGGTTTTAGAACACATGGCATCCTTAGAAAAGCCCTCGCGAATATGTTTCATGGCTTGGCCCGCCATTTTTTCGCGTTTTTCTTCAGACAGGTTCAGGCCTTTTGCAATGGCCTGTGACATGGTTTCTGAATCACCGGGCTTACAAAGCCAGCCGGTATGATCCTCAATTACAGTTTCGCGCGCACCGCCATGATCGGTCGCCACAACGGGGCGCCCCATGGCTTGGGCTTCACAGACCACACGGCCAAAGGCTTCAGGATCGGTTGAGGCAGAAACAACAATATCAGACAACATATAAGCTGTGGGCATATCTGTGCATTCATCAACGATGGTGATGACGCCTTCCAGATTATGGTGCTTAATGCGTTTAACCAATTCTTTGCGATATTCACTGCGCCCCTGATCGGACCCGATCAACAAACAGCAGATATCTTTGCGTTCCAGTTTGGCAATGGCATCAATAAAGACCAATTGGCCTTTCCAACGGGTCAATCTGCCGGGCAAGGCCACAACAGGTACCCCATCAGGGATATTCCATTGGGTGGAAAGTTTCACCAAACGCTCCGCTGTGACTTTTTCAGGGTCAAAACGAAACAGGTCAACACCACGGTGAATAACGCGGATAATCTCGCGGCGTACCCCGTAAATCTTGCGCATATGGCCTGCAATAAAGCTGGAAATCGCAATAACGCGCTCACCCTTGGTCATCACCGAATTATACCAACGCTTCATTGGGTTTTGATGGCTATAGGTGCCATGGAAGGTGGTGATGAAAGGTGTATGTGTTCTTTTAGATGCCCAATAAGCACTCCATGCTGGTGCGCGAGAGCGCGCATGAACCAGATCAACACTTTCCTGCTTGATCATTTTTTCAAGACGCGTGGCGTTTTTGCGAATGATAAAGAAGTTTTTTGATTCAACGTTCATTTCAACATGTTCAGCGCCCACACGGGTCAGCTCATGCACCATGGGCCCACCAGCAGAGACCACAATGGCACGTCCCCCTGCTTTAACGATGGCTTCAGCCATTTCCACTGTGCCACGTTCCACCCCGCCCGTTACCATGGCAGGTAAAACCTGCATGACTGTTGCAAGGCGGCTAGAATTTTGTGGGGTTTGCCCCGTATCTGAATTGGTGTTATCTATCATGCTTATTGTTCTTAAATTATGTTTCTTATTGAGTGTTATAAGTTATGACGACCGAACTTCCTACAGGAAATAGCGCACCCTCCTTCTTAACACAAGAAAATGGTGAACGAATTGCGTATCACTATACCCCCGGAAAAGGCCCCGGTGTAATTTTTCTTCATGGACTTATGTCGGATATGGACGGTGGCAAGGCCTTGCATGTTGAAGACTATTGCAAGAAACGCGGCAATGCTTTTTTGCGCTTTGACTGCCAAGGTCATGGAAAATCAGACGGTTTATTTAAAGATGGTCATTTAACACGTTGGTCTGATGACACGGTTGATGTGCTGGACCAGCTCACTCAAGGCCCGCAAATCCTTATTGGCTCCAGCATGGGCGGGTGGAACATGCTTTTATCAGCACTAAAACGCCCAGATCGCATTGCTGGCCTTTTAGGCATCGCCGCAGCACCAGATTTCACCGAAGACCTGATGATGAATGACCTCAGCCCTGAGCAGCATGCCATTATCAATGAACAAGGTTATGTGGAAATCCCCAGTGATTATGGTGATGAGCCCTATGTCATTTCCAAAGCCATGCTGGATGATGGGCGTGAGAACCTTTTGCTCCGCCGCACTATTGAGCTGGATATGCCCGTGCGCTTGATCCACGGGATGGAAGACCCCGATGTACCTTGGAAAACAGCCTTGCGCATTCAAGAGATGATCACATCTAATGACGTTGAAATCCAGTTTGTCAAAAAAGGCGACCACCGTTTAAGTGAAGATCACGACCTAGATCGCCTCACCCGCACCTTGGAAGCCCTGCTTCAACAGGTTGAATAAATATCTTTTTAAGCACTGATCCTGCCACTAGGCAAAATTTGCCCACCTCATACTCGGCAATTTTTGCCTAGCTGGTGTAATAGGCACGTTGCAAGTGCTGGATATGGATTAATGTACCAAGCCATTGGTTCTCGTAACATTCACGAATGGCATCATCAAAACCGACTGCTTTTACAAGACGTTGGGCAAAATCAGCTTGATAGTCTCTATTTCTATAGGTCCGTTGCATGTAATGTGTCATAGCGGCCTCTCCTTCTGTGAGTATTTTATGACATTGGTATTACCAATTTATTAAGCAGACTCCATGCCAGAAAAATAAAGAAAATACTTCTTGATAAACATATAAAGATTTCTTTATATTACCACAAAACCGTTTCTTGCTAACTTACCCCTGCTGGGTAGGTCGCATTTTTATGACCAACCGTCCTGTTGTGGCGGTCTATATGTGGAGATACTCACCATGGGTGAATTTACAGATTATCAGGTTGCCGATATCAGCCTTGCCGATTGGGGCCGCAAAGAATTGACACTTGCAGAGGCTGAAATGCCGGGCCTTATGTCCCTTCGTGAAGAATTTGGCGCATCACAGCCCCTTAAAGGCGCAAAGATTGCAGGTTCTCTTCACATGACAATCCAAACAGCTTGTTTGATTGAAACATTGGTTGAGCTGGGCGCAGAAGTTCGTTGGGTTTCTTGTAACATCTTCTCGACACAAGACCACGCGGCAGCCGCTATTGCAGCAGCTAACATTCCTGTATTTGCCCATAAAGGCGAAACTCTGGAAGAATATTGGGACTTCACACACCGCCTGTTTGCTTGGCATGACGGTACAACACCAAACATGATCTTGGATGATGGTGGCGATGCCACTGTACTGATCCACCTTGGTCAAGATGCTGAAAAAGACATCTCTGTTTTGGATAACCCGGGTTCTGAAGAAGAAACAATCTTGTTCGCAGCCATCAAAAAACACATCGCCATCGACCCACAATGGTACACAAAAGCGGGCGCGGCACTGATGGGTGTGACAGAAGAAACAACAACAGGTGTTCACCGCCTCATCGAAATGGCACGCAAAGAAACTTTGCTCTTCCCAGCCATTAACGTAAACGATTCTGTTACAAAATCTAAGTTTGACAACAAATACGGTTGTCGTGAGTCTCTTGTTGATGGCATCCGCCGTGCAACTGACATCATGATGGCGGGTAAAGTAGCTGTTGTTTGTGGTTACGGCGATGTGGGTAAAGGTTCTGCTGAATCTCTTCGCGCTTCTGGCTGTCGTGTTCTTGTCACCGAAATTGATCCAATCTGTGCGCTGCAAGCCGCCATGGAAGGTTTTGAGGTTGTCACAGTTGAAGATGCCCTTCCTGAAGGTGACATCTACGTTACAACAACAGGTAACTTCGACATCATCCGCAAAGAACATATGGTTGCCATGAAAGACGGTGCCATCGTTTGTAACATCGGTCACTTCGATAACGAAATCCAGATCGCTGCGACAAAAGAATTCACATGGACAAACATCAAGCCACAAGTTGATCAAATCGAAATGCCAAACGGCAACAAGATCATCATGCTGGCTGAAGGTCGCCTTGTTAACCTCGGTTGTGCAACAGGTCACCCCTCATTCGTGATGTCTGCCTCTTTCACCAACCAAGTTCTGGCCCAAATCGAACTTTACCAAAACAATGCGGATGGCAAATACAAAAACGAAGTTTACGTATTGCCTAAGCACTTGGACGAAAAAGTTGCAGCTCTACACCTTGAAAAGCTCGGCGTGAAACTGACTAAATTGTCACAAGCACAAGCTGATTACATCGGCGTTCCTGTGAACGGTCCGTTCAAGCCAGATGCATACCGCTACTAAGCGATCTTGCTCACGCACTAAAAAGCCCCGCCTTGAGTTTTTCTTGAGACGGGGCTTTTTTATTTTTTGCTCTTGGGTTTTAAATAATGGCGCATCTGATGTGACCCATCAATACGCGAAGCCGCTTTTGCCCGATACATGGCTTCATCGCCTTGTGTCACCAACTCATCCATGGATGAAAATTTATCCGGCCCGGTTTCAGAAACCCCCATGCTGAACGTCACCCCGTGGGTCTCGCCCTTATCAAAACAGGCCTGTAACCTGTCACAGAATTTTTCAGAAGCCGTCCAATCTGTCCCCGGCATAATCACCGCAAACTCATCCCCGCCATAGCGACAACAGATATCAGAAGTACGTGCAGTTTCCAACATGGCGTGGCCCACACGGGCCAATAAGGCATCACCTTCGCGGTGGCCTTTTTTATCATTTAAATCTTTAAATTTATTCAAATCAAAATACACAAGACTTAAGCTTGTTTCATTACGCTCTGCAACCGCAATTTCATGGCGCAAACGTTCATAAAAAGACCGTTGATTTTGTAGTTTGGTCAAACCATCTGAGCGCGACATCTCTTCAAGTTGGCGGGTACGTTCAGCCACAGTTTGCTCCAACGTCCCGGCATAATTTTCAAGCTCATCTTTAGCCACCAGCACTTCAGACATCATGGAATTGATATAGGTATCAAACACAAGCTGAATATCCAGCATCAATAATTTTCGCATGGCAGCTGAACGGCGAAAGGCCTTGGTAAGATCCCCCTCACAAGCATCTGTGACATAGCGATAAAGGATTGCTTCAAGACGAGAGAGTGACGAAATATAAAGTTTTGGCGACACACCAATGCTGTTATGGACCTTACCGATGCGCAAACGCCGATTGACATAAGTACTGTCGTAATAACCTTCAAACAACTCTGAAACATAGCGTTTCATTGAGCCATGAAGCCGTCGAAAAGTCTCCGCATCGCCAATCAAGACCTGAATTTCACGCACGCTACGTTGATAGTTATAAAACTCATCAACAATCTGTTCTAAATTCTCTTGAATATGGCTTTTACATTCCACAAGTGCCTTCTCATCATCTTTATAAAAACCGATGAGTTCCTTGCGCTGTTCAATGTCACGCTCTGTGATTTTCAACTGTTCAGCAAGGGTCATGCCCGTTAATTGACCAGAATGACTTGAAAAATCTTCCATATGGATTATCTCCTTTGCGCAAAGACAGACTCTAAGTTGATATGTTTTTCACCTATTTTCAATAGGTTATTTTATCATTACACTGACGCAATGGTTGTTTCTTTCCCTTAAACTGCGTAGAATCAGACCAGTTTTTCAAACAAGGCTTTTTTATTTATGGATTCACTGGGCGCGCTCATATTAGGCATGGTTGCACTTGCCGCCCTTGGTGTGCCTGCTCTCTTCTTGTTATGGCGCAAAAATAAATCCCTGTTAGAAGAACGTGAAACACTTGGCCAACAGACCCTTCAGCTCCAAGAAGTGCTCGTGGGTATCCCTGATGGGCTTTATCGCTGGAATGTGGTCAATGGCATTGAAAACTGTTCTGCGCGCATGGCGGTTTTATTAGATTTGCCCAAAGGCACCCAATCGCGCTATGGCGATATTTTAGAATGTTTTGATGATGAGGCCGCGCGCACCCTTGATGCCGCTGTTTCCTCCCTTCACAATGAAGGTATGAGCTTTGACATCATCCTGCCCCTTCAAGGCGGGGATGACCGTGTGGTCCAGGCTGTGGGTCAACGGGTATTAAGCGAAGAGGGCGAGCCGCTTGTGGACCTTCTTTTCATGCGCCTTGCCAATGGGGCTATCGTTGCAAATGGCCCTATGGCGCGCTCCCTTCAGGCCATGACGAGTGAGCGCGACAAGCTTGTCTCTGTGCTGGAAAGCCTGCCACTGCCCATCTGGATGCGCGATGCCAGTGGTCATATTATCTATCATAACCCCGCTGCCCCCGATAGTGACCATACCCAACATATCGCCCAACGCGCCATGGAAGCAGGCCGTGAAGTGCGCGAACGTTTAAGCCTGCCCGTTGGTCAAAATGCCCGCCTGTTTGAAATTGCTGAAATCCCCTTACCCGGTGGTGAAGGCTTCATCGGCATTGCTGAGGATATGACTTCGGCTGAAAATATGGTGGAAAATGCCCAGCGCGGTGAAAGCCTGTTGCGCGCAGCCCTTGAAAATCTTGTCACCGCCATTGCCATTTTTAACGGTGATACCCGCCTTGGCTTTTACAATACAGCATACGCCCAACTCTGGGACCTTGATAAAGACTGGCTTGATGGGCGCCCCTCCTATGGGGAAATCCTTGATCGCCTGCGCGAAACACGAAAACTACCGGAATACGCCAATTTCAAAGCTTTCCGCCAAGAACAGGTCGCCAAGTTTGTCGAGCTGCAACACCCGGAAGAAGACAGCCTGCATTTACCGGATAATTCCACCATTCGCACCATCACCAGCCCCCATCCGGTCAGTGGTCTGGTGATGACCTTTGAAGATGTCACCGACACCATTGCCCTTGAAAGTTCAAACAAGGCGCTATCTGCTGTGCAACGCGAAACACTGGATAACTTGTTTGAAGGGGTCGTCGTGTTTGGCCCCAATGGCAAGGTCCGTCTCTCCAACCCTGCCTTTGCCCAAATCTGGCACCTGCCTGAGGAATTCCTCGCCACCAAGCCCCATATCACCGATGTGCTGGAACGCTGTCGTGATTTTTACGAAGGGGTGGAAAACTGGACGAGCTTTCGTGAACAACTGGTTGCCCGCATCATGATGCGCGAGCCCAACAACCAGCGCCTTGTGCGCAGTGATGGCTCCATCCTTGAATATGCCTCTGTCCCCTTGCCCGATGGCGGATCGCTCCTGTCTTATCTGGATGTGACTGACAGTGCTGTTGTCGAACAGGCATTGCGCGAAAGATCAGATGCCCAACATGAAGCGGACCGCCTTAAATCTGAATTCATCGCCAATGTATCTTATGAAATTCGCACCCCCCTGACCACACTTGTGGGTTTTGCCGACCTGCTCTGTGAAGAATATTTCGGCCCGCTGAACAAGCGCCAGATGGAATATGCCAAGGGCATCCACACCAGTGCAGAACAACTTAGCTCGCTTGTGGCAGATATCCTTGATCTTGCCAATATTGAGGCCGGACAAATCTCGCTTGAGCTTGATACACTTGATATCCAGACCATGCTTGTATCTGTTCTTGGCCTTGTTAAAGAAAGTGCCAAGCGCCGCCGCCTCAGCCTTGAATATGATTGCCCCCAAGATATCGGCTGGATGACGGCAGATGAAAAACGCTTAAAACAGGTGATGTTCAATCTGCTCACCAATGCCATTCGTTATACCCCTCATGGCGGAACGGTTACCCTAAGCGCCAAGCGCGACCCTTACCAAATCATCTTTAGTGTTTCTGATACGGGCAAGGGCATTCCACAGGCAGATCAAGATCGAATTTTTGGCAATTTTGAACGCGGTGAGACCCATGGTACGGGCAAAGGCGGGGCAGGATTGGGCTTAACTTTGGTGAAACGATTTATCGAATTACACGATGGTAGCGTGACACTGGACTCCGTTCCTGATAAAGGAACGGTTATTACCTGTCGCCTTCCCATATAGGAATTAAGAATTATGGAAAACGATAAAATGCAGGCCATTGCTGCACGACTTGCCGCCATGCGCGATATTATTATTGAGCGCGAAGGCGAGGATGTTCAAGACCAGTTTGAGGTCGGGCCTTATATCATCATCGTCAATATCGAAGGCAGCGGTTATAGCGAAGATGAAGAAGTTTTCACCTTAATCCAGCTTGAAAAAGGTCCCATGGGCATGGAAAGCCTAATGGCCTGTGCGGTGGAAAACCAAGATGGTGACAGCTATATCATCGCCAATGAAGATGAAAACATACTGGACCAACTCGATGAAGCCTGCGATAAAGTGTACCGCCATTGGCACTGGCTGGACCTGCCCAATGTGCTGCCCGGTTCTGAACTAGAAGACGAAGACGATTTCGATGACGACGAAGATTTCTAACGATTATAAATTTTATGCTGGTTTCTTGCGCTTTGTTGCGGCTAAAACCGATAAAAGCGATGTGAATGTCAATGCCATGATGGCAGAGCTTAACCAAGCCGCAGACCAGCTTGATAATGGGTCACGTTTTACCCTGCTGGCTAGTCGAGCCCAAGCCACATCGCGTGCTTTTGCCGGGGTGGCACAATTTCTTCAACACCGCATTTTGCCTGAGGCTCAGGCCCATGGTGATGAAAAAGCCATTAAGCAATTAGAATGGGCGGTTGCAGCTTCTTTGCAGGTTGGGCGTGCAATTATCCTGCATCTGGATGATATTGAACCAGATAAAATCAGCACGGATTTCATTGAAATTAAAATGCCTGTGCTTGATCGTATTCCCGGTGTGCAAAACGAAGAAGACAAACCAACATTGCATTAAGAAACTATTTGGTTCATTATGAGCCAAATATAAGAAACTAGGCAGGGATATAATGAGCGATATGCTTTGTGAAGAGACTTTAAACGAGCTTGTAGAACAGGTCGGTGCAGAATTAGTTGCAACCCTGCTTGTTGATTTGGCTGATGATGCAGGTGGACGTGTTGCCAACATGCAGAACCTTCTTGCAGCCAATGATATGGATGAGCTGCGCAAAGAAGCTCATACGCTGAAATCATCTACAGGTACCCTTGGCTTAACTCTGCTTTCTGAACAAGCTGCCATTATTGAGCGCAAGCTTGTAACAGGCGAAGGCCCTGAAGTTGCCCCTATCGTTCCTGAACTGACAAAGCTTTTGGAAGATGGCCTTGCTGCAGCAAACATCTGGATTGCTGATAAAGTTTAAGAGCCGGCCCCTAAAGCCAACTTCACTGCCATATCACAATGGATTTGCGCCGTATCAAAAAGCGCAACTTCTGTGTCTTCTTGTGACACCAACAGAGCTATTTCTGTACAGCCCAAGATCACGGCCTCACAGCCTTCTTCATGAAGGTCATCAATGATGGCAAGGAAAAGGTCGCGCGAATCTTCCTTGATGATACCTTGGCAGAGCTCATTATAGATAATCTCATGCACCCATTCCTGCTGGGCCTCAACGGGGACAACTACATCAATCCCATGATTTTTTGAAATCCGCCCTTTATAGAACGCCTGCTCCATCGTGAATTTGGTGCCAAGCAGCCCCACACGCTTGATCTCTTTTTCCTTTAAGGCCTCAGCCGTTGCATCCGCAATATGAAGAATGGGAATATCAATGGCTTCTTCAATCTGATCTGCCACCTTATGCATGGTGTTGGTGCAAATCAGTAAAAAATCAGCACCAGCCGCCTCAACAGATTTTGCCGCCTCACTTAGGATCACAGCCGTTTCATCCCAGTTATCCTCATGTTGAAGCTTCTCAATCTCAGCAAAATCCACACTGACCATGGCGATTTTAGCACAATGGAGCCCGCCAAGGGCTGACTTCACCCCCCGATTGAGCGCCTGATAATAACTTGTTGTTGATTCCCAGCTCATCCCGCCGAGCATACCGATGGTTTTCATAATCTACATCTCCGCTAAGGCTGCATCAAATCGGCTAAATAAGGCGTCCAGATCAGTCTGCTCGCTAATCAAAGGTGGGCAAAAGGCCACGCAATCACCGGGCATGGCGCGCAAAATCAAGCCATGGTTTTCACATTTTTTCACCAAACCTGCCCCCATGCCAAGGCTTGGGTCAAACGGAGTTTTGCTCGCTTTATCCGCACTTAACTCAATCGCGCCAATTAAGCCTGTGCCACGAACTTCGCCCACAAGCGGATGGTCCGCATATGTCGCTAAACGATCTTGAAAATAAGGGCTTATGGCATTGACCTGCGCAACAATATCGCGCTCCTCATAAATCTTCAGCACCTCAAGCGCCACTGCACAAGGCACCGGATGACCGCCATAGGTCAGCCCATGACCAAATACTCCAAGCTCATTGCTACGTTCTTTCACCACTTGATACAGCCCATCCGACACCATCAAGGCTGAGATTGGCAAATAACCAGAAGACATTTGCTTAGCAAGCGTCATCATGTCGGGCTTGATGTTAT
The DNA window shown above is from Candidatus Terasakiella magnetica and carries:
- a CDS encoding sensor histidine kinase, with the protein product MDSLGALILGMVALAALGVPALFLLWRKNKSLLEERETLGQQTLQLQEVLVGIPDGLYRWNVVNGIENCSARMAVLLDLPKGTQSRYGDILECFDDEAARTLDAAVSSLHNEGMSFDIILPLQGGDDRVVQAVGQRVLSEEGEPLVDLLFMRLANGAIVANGPMARSLQAMTSERDKLVSVLESLPLPIWMRDASGHIIYHNPAAPDSDHTQHIAQRAMEAGREVRERLSLPVGQNARLFEIAEIPLPGGEGFIGIAEDMTSAENMVENAQRGESLLRAALENLVTAIAIFNGDTRLGFYNTAYAQLWDLDKDWLDGRPSYGEILDRLRETRKLPEYANFKAFRQEQVAKFVELQHPEEDSLHLPDNSTIRTITSPHPVSGLVMTFEDVTDTIALESSNKALSAVQRETLDNLFEGVVVFGPNGKVRLSNPAFAQIWHLPEEFLATKPHITDVLERCRDFYEGVENWTSFREQLVARIMMREPNNQRLVRSDGSILEYASVPLPDGGSLLSYLDVTDSAVVEQALRERSDAQHEADRLKSEFIANVSYEIRTPLTTLVGFADLLCEEYFGPLNKRQMEYAKGIHTSAEQLSSLVADILDLANIEAGQISLELDTLDIQTMLVSVLGLVKESAKRRRLSLEYDCPQDIGWMTADEKRLKQVMFNLLTNAIRYTPHGGTVTLSAKRDPYQIIFSVSDTGKGIPQADQDRIFGNFERGETHGTGKGGAGLGLTLVKRFIELHDGSVTLDSVPDKGTVITCRLPI
- a CDS encoding alpha/beta fold hydrolase; its protein translation is MTTELPTGNSAPSFLTQENGERIAYHYTPGKGPGVIFLHGLMSDMDGGKALHVEDYCKKRGNAFLRFDCQGHGKSDGLFKDGHLTRWSDDTVDVLDQLTQGPQILIGSSMGGWNMLLSALKRPDRIAGLLGIAAAPDFTEDLMMNDLSPEQHAIINEQGYVEIPSDYGDEPYVISKAMLDDGRENLLLRRTIELDMPVRLIHGMEDPDVPWKTALRIQEMITSNDVEIQFVKKGDHRLSEDHDLDRLTRTLEALLQQVE
- a CDS encoding glycosyltransferase family 9 protein: MSQSNEAKERILVIKLSALGDFIQALGPMKAIRDHHPEAHITLLTTKPYMALGKECGYFDAVWSDTRPKAWQVRRTLKLRQQLKSGNFDRVYDLQTSDRSSSYFKLMGAKVKWSGIARGCSHPHANIQRDFMHTIDRQAEQLEMAGIYETPMPDLSWAKGDLSRFDLDTHIALLVPGGAPHRPDKRWPAKKYAELAHALLERNIQPVMLGTAKEGDVLDEILDLCPDVIDLSSQTDFLELAALARYAYVAIGNDTGPMHLISLAGCKSIVLYSKASDPKLCGQRGPNVSILREDCLNDVTVQSVIEAVEA
- the ahcY gene encoding adenosylhomocysteinase codes for the protein MGEFTDYQVADISLADWGRKELTLAEAEMPGLMSLREEFGASQPLKGAKIAGSLHMTIQTACLIETLVELGAEVRWVSCNIFSTQDHAAAAIAAANIPVFAHKGETLEEYWDFTHRLFAWHDGTTPNMILDDGGDATVLIHLGQDAEKDISVLDNPGSEEETILFAAIKKHIAIDPQWYTKAGAALMGVTEETTTGVHRLIEMARKETLLFPAINVNDSVTKSKFDNKYGCRESLVDGIRRATDIMMAGKVAVVCGYGDVGKGSAESLRASGCRVLVTEIDPICALQAAMEGFEVVTVEDALPEGDIYVTTTGNFDIIRKEHMVAMKDGAIVCNIGHFDNEIQIAATKEFTWTNIKPQVDQIEMPNGNKIIMLAEGRLVNLGCATGHPSFVMSASFTNQVLAQIELYQNNADGKYKNEVYVLPKHLDEKVAALHLEKLGVKLTKLSQAQADYIGVPVNGPFKPDAYRY
- the ptsP gene encoding phosphoenolpyruvate--protein phosphotransferase, with the protein product MEQIFEGLGVSSGIGFGIAHIRESGLCEITEYCIPPQHIEGELARLEKALEKSRDQLVKLRQKAKTLPDAASEELGFLLDAHLHMLKGSRLVRGIEIHIKDHSINAEAAVQHVLDEISEGFKALDDAYIASRESDVHQVAARVIRNLCEEPQKPFHDIDENSIIIAEELTPADTALMDPKRVSGFATVLGGPESHTAIMGRALNLPAVLGATGIIGAINTGDHVIIDGDAGRVVVNPTEKTKHFYLKRAQENLDRATRLSVLKERPAITSDGVSITLKANIELPVEIDNVLENGAEGVGLLRSEFMYMNRETLPSEDDQYDVFKTLLEKLDGKPLTVRTLDIGGDKTAKSLIDDFGNSICNPLGMRGVRLSLNRPDILETQYRAMLRASLHGPIQILLPMVTSVNDVRQARRILHKVAAELRTEGHEIAQYLPPLGAMIEIPGAALAADALAQVCEFFAIGSNDLTMYTLATDRADEQVAHLYDPLHPAVLRLIQFTTQAALRNNIPISLCGEIAANPRYSPLLLGLGIRDLSMSASNIPKVKERLLEMECGAATQRANIIMEQTDSGRIAMLLDDFSDRGRA
- a CDS encoding Hpt domain-containing protein codes for the protein MSDMLCEETLNELVEQVGAELVATLLVDLADDAGGRVANMQNLLAANDMDELRKEAHTLKSSTGTLGLTLLSEQAAIIERKLVTGEGPEVAPIVPELTKLLEDGLAAANIWIADKV
- a CDS encoding GGDEF domain-containing protein, which translates into the protein MEDFSSHSGQLTGMTLAEQLKITERDIEQRKELIGFYKDDEKALVECKSHIQENLEQIVDEFYNYQRSVREIQVLIGDAETFRRLHGSMKRYVSELFEGYYDSTYVNRRLRIGKVHNSIGVSPKLYISSLSRLEAILYRYVTDACEGDLTKAFRRSAAMRKLLMLDIQLVFDTYINSMMSEVLVAKDELENYAGTLEQTVAERTRQLEEMSRSDGLTKLQNQRSFYERLRHEIAVAERNETSLSLVYFDLNKFKDLNDKKGHREGDALLARVGHAMLETARTSDICCRYGGDEFAVIMPGTDWTASEKFCDRLQACFDKGETHGVTFSMGVSETGPDKFSSMDELVTQGDEAMYRAKAASRIDGSHQMRHYLKPKSKK
- a CDS encoding glycosyltransferase family 4 protein; the protein is MIDNTNSDTGQTPQNSSRLATVMQVLPAMVTGGVERGTVEMAEAIVKAGGRAIVVSAGGPMVHELTRVGAEHVEMNVESKNFFIIRKNATRLEKMIKQESVDLVHARSRAPAWSAYWASKRTHTPFITTFHGTYSHQNPMKRWYNSVMTKGERVIAISSFIAGHMRKIYGVRREIIRVIHRGVDLFRFDPEKVTAERLVKLSTQWNIPDGVPVVALPGRLTRWKGQLVFIDAIAKLERKDICCLLIGSDQGRSEYRKELVKRIKHHNLEGVITIVDECTDMPTAYMLSDIVVSASTDPEAFGRVVCEAQAMGRPVVATDHGGARETVIEDHTGWLCKPGDSETMSQAIAKGLNLSEEKREKMAGQAMKHIREGFSKDAMCSKTLEVYNEVLSLEN